The Alnus glutinosa chromosome 8, dhAlnGlut1.1, whole genome shotgun sequence DNA segment tggaatgatttttttgcaGTCGTGTTTTTCATGCATTCCAAGAAAGGGTTTGGCAGGGTAAAGGGAATACTTGACCTTTTGAAATTCGTGTCTGAACGGAGTCAATTTGGTTTCCTTGTATATGAAACTCCCATATTGTGAGcttctctcttccttctcttctttagCTTTGTTCTTTAGTAACCATGCTATTTTTGCTTCCAAAATCACATTTACATTGTgtagttttttaatttgttttcacgctttttaatgagattggcttattacttataaaaaaaaaataaataaataaaaattcatttgtTGGTATGAAATAACTTGCTCGTTTCATAAAGGTTGGTGAAACCAAATTTGAAATGTATGTTTATAGCAGAAGTATGTACCGCCACCTTTGAGTTCACTGTAGACCTTTTGCATTTCTGGTTTCTATGCTTCATTGATGCATCACAAAGGACTGCTTCTGAATCTAGTCTGGATTACATTTACAAATGCACAAGAAGTTCTTTTGTGTTTTCTACTCACCTTATATGGGAACGGCTCACCTCCCATTAGAAAGCCTCCCATATCCTCTGGTTATATATGGGGATATAGAGCACTTGTCCAAGACTAGATGTGATGATCATTTCTTTGCCACATCTTCTCCACTAAATAAAGCCAAACTAACGACATTAACAAGATAGCATCTTGGAGTTCTACTGGGCTAGTTGATGTCCACCATTTGTATGTCAGAGCCAGCGGTGGCCCCACCCACGGCATCCAGAGAGTTCTGAGACTTCATTGCCTGTTGCTTGCTGAGAGACTACCCCAGTTTTCATGGGATTTGATAATGTTGAAAAGAAAATTCTGTCTTCAGTGACAGAGGACTGAGGAGACCCAAGTTTTTGATTGCAAAAAAGTCAAATAGCAAATGTTGaattaaaaaaggaagagaaagttttttttttggggggtcaGAGGCAATGGGTATGGCAGTTGTACTCCTAAAATCATTGAGACGATACACAGTTGTTAGTTTGGCTTTATTTTGCGGGAGGGATGCAGCAAAACATAATTTGATGTGATTTTAGACACATGTTTTATTTACATCCATGTTATAATGAGAGGATATGGGAGGCGTTCTAATGGGAGGTGAGCCACTCCCAGCTGGGCCAGCTTATATGGACTATGTGGAAGCTTAGTAGGAGAGAGAACTTGCTTTGACTATGGTTAGTCTCGGGTCAGCTGAGAGAGAAGTTGAACTTTGATTTCCTTCCTGTCTCTGGTTTTTATACCATGCAAGTTTCTTCTGTTATTGTATTGGTTGGCTTTAACTAAACTCAGTAGTAAAATATCAGGAGGGTCGTAGGAATAGTTCTTAGGTTAGATGGAATGGCCACGAGGCGGTGATGATGTTTTCAGCATGTAAACCAGATGCTGGGAGACGGCACCGTTTCTTGGCGGGGCGACTCTGAGCCTCCTGTGTAAACAATGACTGCTAAGCCCTTTTTCACAGGCGGTTCCTTGTTGCAGCCATGGCGAGTGCCCTTTCTCTTTTGTCTGAGAAAAGGCAAATCTGAGCCTCTATCTCTCTTTTGAGTAATGGGACATTTACTACATTTAAGAGTAAATTGGGTTAGGAATGAGGCTCTGCTCTCAGAGAAAGAGACCCCTCATTTCTCTGAATGCCCTGCGGAGCCATGATTCTATCCatcactcttcttcttcttcttcttcatcttcatcatcatcatcatcatcttatTCTTCAAAACCTAATGTAATGAGCCGGCGATGATGCTTTTAGTTTGTGAAATCAGACTGAGAGAAAAGGACGGTACGTTTCTTGGCATGGCGACTCGACTCAGTGGCTCTAGGTGAAAAAGTGATTGTTTGTCCTTTTTCCACTTGTACCTCCAGCGCTTCGTCGCAGCCATGGCAATTCCTCCTCTTTTCCTTGTCTCAGACTAGCCAAAACCTGAGCCTCTATATTTTTATGGTTTTCAATTTTGGatattcttgtttttgtttttgttgtttttttttttttggcgttcTGATCTAGCTCTATTTTTCACTGTTATTTTCACTTATCACATCTTTGTTGttcaaaaatattctttttggttgtttagaaaacagagaaaaagagTTGAAATTctaggaaaaataattatatacacACTTTGTGAacaccttttcttttattttcttttattttttttcccgtCTTCTTCTACttggggaagaaaagaaagagagagagggaaataaGGAAACGTTGAAATCTTTTTGTGTGGTTGGTAAGAAAAGGcatgtgggaaaaaaaaaataatcaacagCTAAAAATTGTCATGGAAATGGAACCACTGGGCTTTCGGATTCATAGTCACTATCTTTAGTTTTCACCTTAAATTTAGTGACAGGTAACTATAATGTATTTTAGTTGCCTTGCTTTGTGAGGAATATCATAGCCTCCTAGTGTAGCAGTTGCAGATGTTTCTCGGGGAATCAAGAGAGGCATAGGAGCATGTAGTCTAAGCGTCTCcttaatcacacattttaagTAGCCCATTTTATTCACGTCATTCACATCTACCTTTGATTTCTTTCCCACCACTTGTCTCACCACTTTTTGCACTTTCTTCATGACTTTTGGGTTTTTCATGATCTCTGTCATTACCCAATCCATTGCTGTTACAGAAGTATACGTTGATCCCACAAACATGTCCTGAGATAGATTCAAAAAGATAGCTTCATTTAGCAAATATTTTGTGTACCCTGTGCATTAAGGGTGTACATGTGGCCAAATACTAACTGTCCGCATCCACTATCCGCACATATTTTTTAGTTGCCTTTGTTGATTAACCTAGCTCGCTTATGTAAGTGAATCTTTCAGTACTTTGCTAACTATATAAAGAGTAACTCtaaattctacaacctttatattttttattttcttttctttttttaacaatggtTGATCTAAAGGCAGATGTGACAATGAGATAAAATTTATGATAACCTTTTAGCCTAGATGAACAGCTTGGACCTAAGAAACATGTCGAGTGTGACCTAAGCATAAGGATAAAATAGCTTGGACCTTAATCGTCCGTGGGTCTAGAGGAGGAAATTTGCATTTGTGTGCTCAAGAGTGGTTTTGTTGTTCAGATTGCATCAAAATTGGGTCTGTCAATTCGAGTATGGTCTATATTAGATTTTACGGATCTAAGAATGTATATTTTATCACGCCATTTAAAGTTTTAAATAACGTAGAATCATCTACATTGTtagatgcaataaaataaaaatttaaaagtaaaatgggtgtttttttgaactccattatgttttttttaggCCTGTACAAGTGGTTACGGTTAGAAGTTATTGGCTCTAACCGTTAACCGCAACTGCCTAAGGCGGTTTAGATTTAAACAATTGCAACTATTCTGCTTAGGCAGTTAGTAGTTATTTTATAAACAGCATTTAACGGTTATTAAAAGCTATAATTGACGGTTGATACCCGTTTTTTATATATGGGCTCGAGTGTTGAAGCGcaattattattagttatttatttaaaaaaaaaaaagaagaaagagaaacattttaataatttgtaCTCGAGTAATGAAGTTTAAagttagagtaatgtttcttacataCACTTTGTATACAAAGTCTTAGAGCACTACCATCAGTTTCCCAactatttttcctatatttagggaacaaaactattttttgcttccctataaaaaaaacaccccacaatagattcccttaatttttcctatatcaattaagtACTAGTTTttgctcttattttattattatttttttctttttcctacttttatttttttattcatttttttcttccctcCTCTCTTGTTATCTCCGTCCTAtctctctcaaaacccaccaccacccctcttcttttcctcttctcatcttttcttttccctttcttcatcttctcgatctttccttcctctcttctctaTGACTCAAAACAAGTAGAGTGAGAGAACTCgggagagagattgagagagagagagagagagagagcttgaggGAGAGAGATCAAATCAGAAAGAAACGCAGTGAGAGGAAGGTCTGATCTCCGATGCGTGAATTTGGGTCGACGCCGTTGAAGTTGAGGGCGCGATTTTGGTGGCTTGAGGTGCGAACTTCTAGTAAAACAAGAGGAAATTTCTGGTGGAATTTTGGacatttcaaactgtgaaattTCGGTGGAATTTTGAACTATGAAATTTCTGGTGATCATGAGGCTTGGGGCTTTACCgggtttgaagaaattttttattttgatcgaGTTTGAGCTTTGGCGGGGTGGAGATGATGGAGCACGAGGAAGGtggaaggagagaggagagaaagatggttttcttatttattaaaatattaggtTGAGAATCTACAGTAACCATGTATATTTACATGGTTACTGTAGATTCTCAAGAAGATCATGTAAATTTAGGGTGTTTgttggaggtttttttttttttttttttttttttttttttttttcttataaaattttccctaaatatagggaagggaaccatttTAGGGAGTCTGATGGGAGTGCTCTATGTGgcattttgttttaatttttttattttttcaaaacaaagtgACACGTAGGACTTTGTATATAAAGTGTGCGTACGAAATATTACTCTTAAAGTTAGCAGAAGTAATTAGTTCTTATAAtatcttatttatatatatttatttctccaaaaataaAACTCATTGCATATGCCAATTGAAGGtgcgaaaaaaaataaaagaaagagaaatgcatCACATGCATATGTTCAAGAAGTACATGGGGGTTCAAAATCCTCTACGGAAAATCACACccattacaaaaaagaaaaaaagagtaatactataagccatatatatatatatatataatataatttagAAATGTAATTTGGTATCACCTTTTTTTACATTTCTTGCAAATCTATCATTGAATCTGTGAAACTGGCCTACATGTAGGTTTTACTATTTCAATGATGAATTTACACATCTCCTATACGGAGATgaataaaagagaataaaatgaaatatttattttttatttatgagtACTTCTATCCCTCACCGGGCACAAGGCGGCGTTTATTCGACtgctatatatattcaattggCAAAAGACAGAGAGGAGCTTCCTTGAGAATAGTTAGCCCAAAGGCCTCGCTCATGTCCAAGTCCTTCCCAGTTACTCCGGTAGGCAACTCCCAATTGAACCAGTACAAGAGATTGGCCGTCACATATTCAATTGTTGCTTGTGCAAATGACATGCCGGCGCAGATCCTTCTCCCACCGCCGAACGGAAAAAAATGGAAGTCTTGGTCTAGAGAATCTACTGCGTTGTCATTCTCGAATCTCTCCGGGATAAAATCCTCCGCATTTGGCCAAACTTTGGGGTCCCTTTGAATGCCCCATACGTTGATGTATACCCTTGCTTTGTGAGGAATATCATAGCCTCCTAGTGTAGCAGTTGCAGATGTTTCTCGGGGAATCAAGAGAGGCACAGGAGCATGTAGTCTAAGCGTCTCcttaatcacacattttaagTAGCCCATTTTATTCACGTCATTCACATCTACCTTTGATTTCTTTCCCACCACTTGTCTCACCTCTTTTTGCACTTTCTTCATGACTTTTGGGTTTTTCATGAGCTCTGTCATTACCCAATCCATTGTTGTTACAGAAGTATCCGTTGATCCCACAAACATGTCCTGAGATAGATACAAAAAGATTGCTTCATTTACCGAATATTTTGTGTACCCTGTGCATTAAGGGTGTACATGCGGCCAAATACTATTTGTCCGCATCCATTATCCGCACATGTAAATGTGATTAACAAAAGCTACTATCCAtataccttatatatatatatatatatatatttaccaaAATGACGTTGTTTTGGATTAAGTATAGATTATGTTTACATTAGTTTGGTTAGATATATTCGCACATGCAGATGCGGTTAACAAAAGTCACTATCCGCATAccttatatatgtatatatatatatatatatatataattgttttgatgtttaataccaaaataacGTTTTGAATTATATAGATTATGTTTACATTAATTTGGTTAGATATATATGTTGCTTTCTCGCATAACACTtgagaaaaaagacaaaagtaatgtgaaattaatatattttcaaaagattatggttaaaaaaaaaaaaaaaaaaaaaaaaaaaaaaaaaaaaagaagcctaaaacactaaaaacagacctgaattattttcaaaatcatttaaaataggccttaatataaaccaaaagaaggcctaaaagactaaaataagctcattacctaatatgcgAATAGTGGATAATAAGTACATTTAATAATTGCACAGGTGCAGTAGTAAAAACATGGTGCGGATATGGATGCAAAAAAAACGTGTGTAAAAGTGATATCTGCATTTTACGGATGCGGTTgaaaatattgtaaataattGAATCCGCATCCGTAAGTACACCCTACTGTGCACGCATGCGTTTAAATATGTATGTGTTAagtagagggagagagagagagagagggagagagagagagagaccagtaGGATTGCTTTGATCCTGCCGTAACTGAGATCAAAGCCATGGAGGCCAGTTTCTTTAAGGTGGAGGAGAATAtctataaaatttctcttactaGAGAGGCTACCATCTGTTAACAACACTCTGCGCTTCTCAATCACCTGTTCAAAAAACGCATCTACCTCTTTGGAAGTCCTAGTCAGTGTCCCCGTGAAGCCTGTAAGGTTATCCATCCATCCAAGATTGGGAAAATAGTCTCTAAAACTAAAAGCTGGAAATGCCAACAGTATCTTCCTCGACATCTCCCCCCATTTGCTCTTACCATCTTCTCCTTCGCACCTTTCTCCAATAACAGCTCTGCACACCATGTCGTTTGTGACATCAAGCAGCAACTCACTTAAATTAACCGTTTCCCCTTGTAGACTTGAACGGCGTATCTTCTTCACCAACCTGTCAACTTCTTCGTCCCTCTGGAACTGAAGCGACTGCACTCTGTGAAGGCTAAGAAGCTCTTGAACGCAAAGCTTCCTCAGCTGTCTCCAGTACTCACCGTATGGTGAAAATGCCAAGTCTTCTTGTCCGTTGAGGATGATGTCTACAGACATTGGTCTTGCGCGATTTGAGAAGATGATATCATGGGTCTTGAGCATTTCTTTCACTATTTCTGGTGAAGAAACCACAAGACTTGGAACACTGCCCAAATGTAAGAGCATTATGGGACCATACTTTTTGGAGAGTGCTTGGAAAGAACGGTGGGGGAGTGTCCCTATCTGATGCAGGTTGCCAATTATCGGTAGCTTTGGTGGGGATGGAGGTAAACGGAGATTGCCACCTCTAGCGCGCTTACGCAATATAAGGGcgaaagagaggaaaagaaggaaaacgAGCAATATTGGGTGCAGAGACATTTTTGCTCTTGCTGCAGCTACTTCTACGCATGAAATTAACTAACAAGCCTGCTCAtgaagaacatatatatatatatggggttgTTGATTACTTAATTGGTCTCTCGATTACCATCTATATATATGGCATGTAGCAATGTACAGCCTAATTACTCATAATTAATTCTTTCAACTTTGTACACCAATTTCATAAAGAGTAACAAATGCTTGGACCATCCATTGTGTGTCCTCTCCCCTCCCCTACCCTCCCTAGAAAGTAAAAATACTTAATTATTCCTCTATAAAACTTACCGGTAATTAGGAAATAAAACCAATATGTAGGAAGTGATTAGGAGGGGAGGCATATCCAATatgggagagagagattagggAATAAAACCAATATATAGTGAACAAAACCAATATCGGAGAGACGATTATACCTCACAagtgcataaaaaaaaaaaaaaaactgcccaaaaaaaaaattatatacaaagATTTCCTCCGAACTAGGTTAGAAGAACTTCCTCTAACCaagtctataaaaatgtcatgtgtccatttcatgtgaaaaacacatgaTTTTTTCAATTGCAAGAACaaatttggaataaattttattaaaaatgcatttaatttGCTCTTCCAACTTTGTCTTTGCAATTGAAAAAAGTGTGTTTTCACATGCAAATGGACAAATGGTATTtttaccctctttttttttttttttttttggacatgtccacacaagagggggatgtgagattcgaactagtaacctccgcttcatgaagcgtggtccccagccgattgagctatccATTGGGAACTTGTCCAACCCAATTTATAAAGATGTCATGTGTCTATTTTGCAcgtaagaagcacatgctttttaaataataagGACAAATTTGAAGAAACAATTTCTTTCAACTTTACCATTCCTATTTAgaaagcatgtgcttctcatataTAAAAGGGACACATTACATTTTTATACAAtccaatttggagaaaaattttgTCCGCATTTTTATAAACTAGTTCCTCCAACccaatttgaatgaaaactatgtcccataaaaaaaattaggaaataaaaaatgctCAGAAAAAGTTCAAATAAATGTCAACGCTAggcattcaaacaaaaatcacgAATATCAAACGCAGAGTTACGTTGTTCATCTGGTAAAACTTTTTAGaagatgttttttcttttgactgTGATATGATACAAATGCGGAAAAACTTTCtagaagacatttttttttttttttaattgtgatataatataaatgtgaaaacaattttatttgttgagttatttattaataattttgtttttaaactcTGCTAAAAAAACATGGTCTCAAACAAGCACGTTATAATTTGGGTGGGGGCATCAAAGGctcaaactataattttataccAACTAGCTAGTTCTAGATATTTTATACCTTGCAGATATTTTTCGTCTCCTACAGGCTACAAGTACCACTCACACAAGCCATCCttgcttttaaatttattcaaattaattttgcatttaagaaATATAGATGGAGGCTCAAAAGAAACCCTAGGAAGACGGGTTTTCGAGGCATGAGGAGATCCGGATCTAGTCGGATCGTGCCCGTGTGTTTGGGTCCTAATTGTAAACCAAGTTCAaaaggagagagaagaagaagaaagggaatGATCGATAAGATTACGAGGTGGCCGGGTGAACGGAAGGACTGAGATTGTCGTCAGTGAGAGAATCAGAGAATGGCCGGTGAAGGAGGTTCGAAGTGGGCATTTGAGTGGGGCTTTGAGttgttccttctttttcaaaaaatgaagaataaaAGAAGTGGGAGGCCATGTTcgataaataaaattttgtttcaaaacaaATAACACATATATATCTCCTACACGTCTCCCtataactaaattttaaattcatgtGAGAATTCAATGATGGATTTGAAAATAAGATGTGTATGAGATGTATTTGTATCACTTCTCTTGTTTCAATAAGCAAAACATGACCATACcgagaaaattataatttagaatTGTATTATTGagtgttttaataaatttgattacaattcaaattctatttcaATGTTATAaccaaataaatgaataaaaatagctattttattccatttttttctattcctaataataaatatttattttcttaataaaatattcatcCTCATACCAAACTAAACCTTTATTTGATAGGCCACCATTCATGGTTAGGTGTATGTACTTATCTAAGTTGCCAAGGTCCATATATTTCAACAGTAAATGATAAATTCCCGCTGCCACTAGCAACCACCCTATGGGACTACGGACAAGTCAAGTCAAGCCAAAACTTAAATGATTAAGGTTGCTTATCGGTGACCAAAAATGATAGCCCCTCACGCTAGAGTACAATTCACCCGCattaaatcaaattaattaggATTGGTCTAGGTTGGCTTGTTTATATTTCTTTCTCAACATTTTTCCCAACAACTTAAACCTAACaacttgttttaaaaattattgtcttgagataatcattttattaattgcGCGAGCGCGCGCACGTATATATAACTCATAGcacaaaattatcaatttttttttaaaaaaaataaaataaaatcatactaTTGTTGCGTAAACTCCAACTTTGCACAAGCATCTTTTTGGATAAGAACGTATAATTTACCTCTTGCTTGCATGGAAAGGCTATTGGCCATAAGATTGACTCTTTGGTAGGGTTTGTGGAGGAGGTAGATGTGCATGAGGAGGAGACCGGTTGGGGAGAATATCTGAGGTTGAAGATCGTGATAGATTTGTCCAAACCTCTGGCCAGGGGGAGAATGCTCCATATCCAGGATAGCTCTACTTGGGTGGCtttcaaatatgaaaagttACCAAAAATGGTCGCATGGGTTGTACTAGACTCAGAAATTGCCCAAAGGCAGGAGATGAGAGGTGCAACAGTATAGACTGTGGCTTCACGTTCAGTTTCCCCTAGGgccggcaattttgacacgacacgaacacgacacgaaattagcgggtttgggtctatCTTAAACGGGTAGACCCGTTTATCTCAATTTGGCGGGTCGAGTCACGGGTGACCCACCAGACACgattacctttttcttttctttttttccttttctttttaattatatatatatatatatatatatatattttattaaaaaaaagaaaaagaaaaaggaaatgggaTTAGTCTGATTAGGTTGCCCTAACTTCTTCACTTCTTcggttttcttctctttctccttcACACCACGCCGCCCCGCCCCCTCTTCTtccactttcttcttcttcaacgccGCGCCACCACGGCCGCcaccccctcttcttcttcctctcgctAGACCCACTCGATGTAGAgacgctctctctctttggTCTCCTTCAACGCCGCCTCTTCTTTTTCAGCAATCTACATGTTAATTTTGCCATAAGTGGAAAGAAAACAGAGCAAATATTTTTCATCTGCAATGGGAATCTAGGCATCAGTTGCGTCGCAGGAGACTCGCCGTGAAAAAGTGATGTTCTTAGAAGGAAGTAATTTTTCCAATGGAAATCTTGGTCTTGGGCCTTAGCTCTCTTTGCTCTAAGCAAGGGAGCAAATGAGTGAACCAAGACGCTGCAATTCTCTACCAGGTTTGTTGATGGTTTAATCTCTCTGCTTTAGAATTTACTTGCTTTTCATTCCCATGGGAAAAAAGTTTACTTCTCATAcattgggtttttcttttttctttttttttttcccagaaaATTCAGAAGCATTTATGATTTTGGCAATGAATTAGGTCTCTGTATGGTGCTAATAATGAgtgtataataatattttacgcCATTTTACTAAAGATAAATTCAACCATATATACAACACAGCTGAAATTCAGTTGATCATGCATGGTATATAATCTTGAATTTCTTggtaaaaatcaaagaaaattattattttttgctattttttttttattcagctAATAACCTAATTCTTAGTCAAATATTCGAGCTTGATGATTTTCACTTAAATCTTGACAATACTCTGCCTGCTGTTTTTCTGAGTAATTGGATGACATGGTTCTTTAACTTTCAATGACAAACTTATAGCTTATTTTTATTCTGACTGCATTCGATTGTTGTATTGACTTTGGAAGAGGCTAAGTTTAAGACTTTAAGTAgggtgatattttttttctttttccgtaATATATGTTtgcagtttttttatttttttattttttttttttttttaaaaaattttaaacggaaaaaaaaaaaaaaaaaaaaaaaaaaaaaaaaaaacgggtcgtgttgacccgattcaacccattatgttaaacgggtttcacgggtcgtgccgagtgacccgtgaaattaccgtgttcgtgtcgtgtttgggtctaggctaaacgggtcgtaaacgggtcgtgtcgggtacccgttttgGTAGCCCTAGTTTCCCCCTAAAAGGGGCATAGGAGGCGAGCCTCAATTCGGCAGAAATCGATTTGAAGGAGAATCAGGTGGATCACAAAATCAGAAAAGCGATTGATACCTGCCTTGACACCCCTCCAATGATGAGTCCTCTAGCAGCAGGGTAGTGGTCAGAAGGCGGCGGGGTGTCTCCCATAAGAAACCCGAGCTTGTTGCAAGTGGTTCCTGGTATGGAAGGTGAACAAAGATCACAGGTGAAAATTGCTGCGAATGACACGCTTATGAATGAAGGGCATGTATCTCGCGATTTTGAGGAAGGACCAATAAGGAAAGAATGGGCGTCTTCAAAAGGAAAGAATTTGCTGGAAGGAGGGGTAGCTGGAGTTTTAAATAAGGAAATGGGTGGGCCTACGACTGAAAAGTAAAAACAATATTTGGGCCATTGGGATTCAGCCTTAGGCCAGATGATTTACGAATGTCTGGAATAAGCCTCTAGTGACCTCATGGCGGAAAGAGATCCTAGAGATAACACATACCCCACCCATGTGTCGTGCTTAGAAGTAATGAGCAATGTCCGGTTGTCTCCAACTCTAATACAGACAACCTCAGTCTCGAGAGGAAGTCTCCAGAAGTCAACCTTAGTTGCTCCAACAAGTAGGTGTGGATGAAGTCTCTAGAAGGTAAGCATCAGACAAGAATTCATAAAGTACAATCCAAGGCATCTCTTGGTTCGGCATCCACCTGAAAGAAGATAGCTTGGCAAGGAGCAGTCTCTCCACAATCTAATGGTAAGAAGGGCGAGTTTGATGGTAAACGAAAGGTGGAGAAGAGAGCTGAGGAGGACGATGACTCTCAACCTAAGAAAGGTAGGAAATCTGTGGATTTACATTCTCGAATCATCTCTAAACCGACGGTGGCTGTGGTATAGCTCCACCCAACTCAATGATTGCCCTGAGTTGGAACTGTCGGGGGCTTGGGGGTTAGGGGTGGACCTATATAGGGGCTAGGGGGACcctagccccccccccccccccccccccaaccaagCTGTTACATAGTATTAGTAAGATGGAAGCAGTAAAATCTAAACTGAGGTTTGATGGTTTGTTTGTGGTTGATTGCCATGGCCGTAGTGGTGGATTAGCTTTGTTGTGGAATTTGGATATTCAAGTTTGCATAGAAAACTACAACATGCGGCATATCAATGCTGTAATTCAGTCTGGAAGTACGGGAAAGGAATGGAAATTTACTGTTTTTTATGGCCACCTAGAAGTGGCCAAGAGACCGAATTCGTGGGCTCTACTCTGGTACTTATCTTGAATGGCCCTTGAACCGTGGCTATGCGTAGGGGATTTCAATGAAATCACTTCCGCCTCGGAAAAATCTAGTTCATCAGTTCGGCCTCCTAACTAAATGTACATTT contains these protein-coding regions:
- the LOC133875999 gene encoding phenylacetaldehyde oxime monooxygenase CYP71AN24-like encodes the protein MSLHPILLVFLLFLSFALILRKRARGGNLRLPPSPPKLPIIGNLHQIGTLPHRSFQALSKKYGPIMLLHLGSVPSLVVSSPEIVKEMLKTHDIIFSNRARPMSVDIILNGQEDLAFSPYGEYWRQLRKLCVQELLSLHRVQSLQFQRDEEVDRLVKKIRRSSLQGETVNLSELLLDVTNDMVCRAVIGERCEGEDGKSKWGEMSRKILLAFPAFSFRDYFPNLGWMDNLTGFTGTLTRTSKEVDAFFEQVIEKRRVLLTDGSLSSKRNFIDILLHLKETGLHGFDLSYGRIKAILLDMFVGSTDTSVTTMDWVMTELMKNPKVMKKVQKEVRQVVGKKSKVDVNDVNKMGYLKCVIKETLRLHAPVPLLIPRETSATATLGGYDIPHKARVYINVWGIQRDPKVWPNAEDFIPERFENDNAVDSLDQDFHFFPFGGGRRICAGMSFAQATIEYVTANLLYWFNWELPTGVTGKDLDMSEAFGLTILKEAPLCLLPIEYI